In Zingiber officinale cultivar Zhangliang chromosome 3A, Zo_v1.1, whole genome shotgun sequence, the DNA window TGATAGTGCTGACCTTTAttcttccttttgtttctttGAGAAATCGCTTTTCATTAACGGATCTATGTTGTATTAGGAATGGGTATAGCTTCATGAGATTGCATTGATATTATGTTAGAACTTATAGTTAATAGTGTTTCTTATTGGATTTTAGTAGATCTGGCAGACAGATATACTCCAGAATTGGGGTTTGATATAATTATGCTATTACTCAAATATTGGTTGCTAGGGATGCAATACTTCTTTCTTGTTGGATAGAAACACAATGACCACATTGTGGAAGCAAGAACTTCAAAGGATCATGGAGAATAGAAAGACAAaccgtaaaaaaaaaaaagaaacaatttGACATGGTTCAGCCAGCTTCCTTAAGTCCATCACTACATAGAGTAATTCTTATGATGTCACCACCATGCATCACTCAAATGGTTCTACAATATCTTCCCACTGATGGTTTTACTCTTTCTTTGGTTTGTTGGATCGTGAGTACGTGAgagttattttataaatttaaagtaaaattgcAGCAGAAAGATTAAACTGAAAGAGCATAAAAAAAACTCggtcaattttacttggtttggagctttcAGCGACTCCTAATCTAAGACCCAGGTCTCGCGGACCTATTGATGAATAATTCACTAGGCGCCTCTTCCGAAACTACCGAAGAGGTAATCGAATACAAAGATAGGACACTTCCCTTTTAAAGCAGTAATATGAAAATTATAGCACGATTAAAAGTTACCAATAACTTAGAGCGTGCTCATGTGTTGTTGTCGGTCTGCCAGAGATGATCGAATGACTCGGAAAAGCAGCTAGGTGGCAGAAAGACTTCTTTGAAGCAGCGGTAGGAAACCGGAGCAATTGGAACGCCAACTGGGCGCGTAGAAGCTTGTAAATTGAGTTGTGTTGATGCTCTTTTATATAgtgtggaagacgccttccatagcattgaaggcacctttcaGGCAATGTTTTATCCTGAAGAAACTGCTCCTTATCGTCGACTAAGTGTTCTGTGTTATCCGATTGAAGACCTTCCAAGTTcccgaaggtgtcttccatactcaaggcgccttcaaagctcCCAAaagcgcctcgggtactgttcgcCCATGTGCTCCATTTGCCTTGCAAGATGTGTTATCCAACACTAAAACATCtaacttgcaaaacaaagttagtacaaataATAATAAGCAATAATAATTAGTTCCTGCCCTTTtgggaccaggaactagtcaatgtTTCAgtttagatatccaaaatggacctaaactggacgaACGCCTAAAGTCCAATCTTGGACTCATCCTCACTCGAACTCTCTCTTCCAATGACTTAGCTTCACTTATCAACTTGCAGTCtattgactagcctcttgacccaccaggtcttctcgcCAGTTGCCAAGTTCGCAaatccaactggacttcggccCGCCGTCAGGCCTCGCGGATCCAGCCGGACTTCCTTCCAGATATCATGTtggccctttgacctatctgggtCTCACACTAACTATCAGGTCCTCAAACCTAATTGGGTTTCATCCTGGTGTCAGGTCCCTAGACCTGTCAATCCCCGCATGCTCAGTAAATGCATTAGATCATAATAAcaactaacttaactcacttgtcattcatcaaaagttGAGTTAGACTATTAGTGTAAATTACACtgacaatctcctcctttttgatgtaatgacaacctggttagAGTTAGGAAAAACAAGTGCATAAAAAATAATGCATAAAATAACTTGATATGTATCAGTCTAAGAGTTTTGGATTTTTAATGTTGTTTCTTCTCTCGATCGCctattttttctaacttttctaacttaatcccctactcttcccctttgacatttatcaaaaattaCACGGATAAATGCACCAAATTATGAAAATTGTAATAAAACTTTAGTAAGCATAAAACTTTCAAAGTAATTACAAAAATCTATAGGTTTATTGGAGGGAGgagttaaaaattttctaaagtatattaaaagaaattttcaaacttttcaaaaaagtgtgaaaactttgaaaatttaatttgctAAAACAAATCATTTTGtaaaagcagggtaaggttgcgtacaatggatcctttcccCGTACCCCACATGACGGGAGTTTCGTGCACCAGGCtgtcttttttttaaaatcattttgttgCACGAATATGGTAAAACAATTTAAAATGTTTTCAAAGAAGTTTGGCTAagcaaaataaatttgaaaacattttcataaTAGTTTTCAAACAAACTAAAAAGGTTTGCCaaagttaattttcaaagtaaaaggATAACTTTTGCAagagttttcaaagaatttttacaaagcaAGTATTGAAAGgtattttgcaaaatatttttcacaaagattaagtaaagtaatttttcctaaacaattttcaaagggataaaatatttttttaaaaaaaagagtttTTCAAACTAATTTCTTTTCCAAAGCATTTTTGactttttttaaaacaaagtttacaaagagtttttaaaagcaAATTATGAAATATTTAgccaaaatatttaaaaaattaagttttaaaatcctcTTTAGTTTGCAAAAAGGAGTAAGAAAAGaattaaatcattttgaaataatttGCAAATATCCTCCTTCTGAAtctgatatattttttttcaaaataatattcatctaaaaattggCCTTAAATGTCTAATCATTAGTTACTAACTACTAGAAGATAGTAAtgctcacttggttagtcaagttaagtaaatatatccgATTAATGTTTAACTAAAAtgaattacttaacctgatcactgtaattttggtattttttgtccagacttatgttgatgtactGATATTAGAATCTGAAGTCCAGCCAATAGATCTACGCATCTCACGCAAttttaagtttttgaatacacaacaAGGTAGACCTAGTAtatttgtgagatgctcgttATCTAGATTTATAGAATCATGCTTTCTAGGGGATTGTCCTAGACTAAGGCcagaataaattttgaaatactaaggaaatgagaatttttagaaaagttattcttaaatttatttagcctagaattttaaaaaaagttaatgCAAGTCCTAGAATTTGCAAgctatttaaaaattgttttaaggaaaaacatatcctatttttttaaaaggaatttcCTAGATTATTCAAATCAGGTGGTCATAAAGTAATTGAATAGATGAATTAAGTCAAACAGATACACAATGTATATAATTATACTGAATACAATCAAGTCTAGTCATCATCTGCAGGGCTGATCAGACACTTGTAAAGCCCGAAGTATCGATTGCATTTGTAGGTCTAGCTGCCGAAATCCGATGGTCATCTCCTCCCGGAGAGAGGTAAATCCAGTGGTCATCTCCCGTCAGAGAGAGGTGAACCCCTTCGAGATTGACTGCCGGATTTGTGTGGAAGACTCCTCAAGTCTAACAAGTCGGTCCTCTATGGATAGTGAAGTCAAAGGCTAGGTCGAGGTCGAGGGCTGGGTCGAAAGAGGTCTAAAGAGCTCCTCAATTGTAAATGCTGGCATCTCCTCTCGCTCAGTCGGAATGATAGGTGGGAAATCTTCCTCGGCCTCGTTTGGAATGTCTAGTTGCAGTCCCACTCTCCAAGCCAACCCCCCTGAGCGATAATATCTATATGCACTAATGCAAGCTAACACTGACCAATCTCATCATATGCGCTAAGGGAAGTAGACATACCCTGGGTCATATCTACCCCTATGGTTGAAAATATGGAAGTCAAAAtgtgacaataaggcatatgaaccTGTCGCCTAGTGATGAGACTGGATGCATGAATGATATTCTGAAACATGTAATGCAATATTGATGTTTAGTCGCTGTTATAGTGCATAAAGGAAGAAAGGTGAGGGACGCATCATTGCAACATCgcgagatgtgatcggcaaaataCATGTGGTCAGAACTCGAAACAGGGCATAGTCTTGAACCCTAAGAGAGAGACCTGAAGTCAGTCACAGTAGACACTCtctcctcaaaaaaaaaaaaatacatatggaTAGTATCCAATGTAATATAGGAGTAGGATTCGCTAAATGGCAAATCTctactagggtaacacaaaaaAGATCCTAAACTATCATACAAAAGAGTGGGTGAGAATCTAAAGTTCTTACCACTTACTCTGGTGGAGTATGTCAAGTCATCGATCttaactaggttgttataaaattggGCACATATGTCTAAGTTGATTGAATGACTATAGTAAACTAATCTATCTAATTCATAATAGTTAATGACTTCTATAATGGGGGCACAGTATCGGGTAAAGAACGACTGACTTAGAAACCTAGATTTTAATGCAATATATGACCGCTCTAAGAAATCTAGCCTAAGTCGGAAATCTAACATTGGCAAAGGGGATATTGCTCGAATTGGGCTGGGACGGAATAATATTCAATCGTTTCCTAAAGTAGTTTATACATGCAAACATTCAAGAAAAAgcatagaaataaagaaaataactagaTAGGTTGAGTTAGAGGGTACCTTGGAGGCATAGTTGGGGTTTTGAGGGAGAAAAATAGAGGAAGATGTGTAAATGGccgttggaaggcaccttctccAAACGAGTTTTGCAAATAGAGAACACCTCTGTTCGCTGTAAAAAtctgggtttaaggcgcctttagGTCAACGGAGAGCGCCTTCCATGCGTTATGGAGGGTGCACTCAactgactgaaggcgccttcagtttgTTGGGTGAGAATTTTGCCACTCTTTTGAGGGCGCCTCCGATTGTGTCGGAGGGacctttgacctttttttttaaatgttttgtttaattttattttaagttttaattttaatttaatttgattttaatttttagattaattttaattttaaattttaagttaagtttaaattttaatttaagtttaagttttaagttaggttttaaattttaattttaaagttaagttttaattttaaattttaggttgagtttaagtttttaatttatgttattttaatttaatttgattcatatcactcgatctatattttcaatcaacgaatcctataattttgtgagatgagttaagttaaatttcaagatttggtttaacttgtggtagatttaagtttagttttgggttcaacaaacatatattctttggataaacatcTAAACTGTGGCGAGTtatctggacatcattagagtaaccacgcatttgaaaattttcaaatagtcctgtccattgaacttagtacaaaacattggtctaaccagctaggattagtaaggggtagcttcagttagttctattaaaccaaatacaccaggtcgaagttatatcttcctaaacatacaTAGACAGAGCTTTCCTAACATAttatcatctaaaacttctccagtactatttttcaagttaaaacctagtcctaattacccagccgagtaaattattattttggagttgccaactaatttggagtctcccctgAATTATTAAACTTTGGATTTagattttaggtttgtgtcgatttactttatagttataataaacttgattatagtttaagtttagattaatttcatatttacttgatttaagtttagtttttaatttaattttattttttaggttaGAATTTAGCTTAGAAggtctaattttttatatcaaggttgagttattttgtttattttgatttagttttaggtagcatattttatttttaggtacatagaaTTGATTGAGTCATACTTGCATGGTTAGACACCCTTACTCctagtgaatatttttcttaccaggttcactaaGTGTTCACCCGAGGCACTTTGTGCTCCATTtaccctgcaagatatgttagtctaaCACTAatacttgcaaaacaaagttagcgtAAATAATAATAAGCAGTAATAATTAGCTTTTGTCCTTCCAGAACTAGTCAAGATCctagtttagggatccaaaatggacctaaattgaacTAGCACCTAAAATCCAATCTTGGACTCGTCCTCACCGGAactctctcctctagtgacttacctttacttaccaacttaCAGTCTATTGACTTGCCTCTCGATCCACCAGGTCTTCTCGCTAGTTGTCAAgttcgcagacccaactggactttggtCAGCCGCGGACCCAGccggacttcttgccagatatcaagTCAGCTCTTTGACTTATCTGTGATTCGCACAAACTATCGGATCCTCAGACCTAGTTGGGTTTCATCCTGATATCAGGTCTCGTAGACCCGTCAATCCCTGCATGCTCGGtaaatgcattagatcacaataatacctaacttaactcacttgtcattcatcaaaacttgagttaggcCCTTAGTGCAATTTACACCAACATGGTGGATGGGAAGGAGTCTAGGATTAATAAACGGGCTATTTCTTGTAATTGTTGATGGTTGCAGCTTCTGGAAGAATGGAACACCAGGCCAGGTCAGTAAGCATCTGGTACGGCCAGCATGGCATTCAGTCGATTGATCATTTTTACTATTGGTTATTCACTGATTTGGGTCGGCTTAACACTTGGTTGTGTCTGCTAGTATGAAGTCAGGTTGGCGATCCCACTGAATCCTAGTAGGGGTGTATCACTCATGCTGGATCAGTGAGCTCACCAGGGAAATACAATATTATTGTATACTTGGAAGTaggagatatgatatgcatgaattGTTTTTCTGAAATTTCTTTTGCAATTCTTGTTCTTGTTCCTAACTCAAAACTTAAAAAAGGACACAAACTATTGAAGAATAAAAAACTCTATATTTTTTCTAGCTCTTGTTTACTTAAATGTTAGATTATACATTATTCAATAGAATAACTGGTTATATGGAATCTTATACTTCATTAATGTACTTTAAGGTATCACTTCCTATCTTTGTGCAGTGCGTGCTATGCTAAATATTCTGAAAACTTTTCCTTCTTGATATCCACAGCTGTGTACTTACCTCGTATGACCTCTTACCTCATATTATCCTTGGTTCTTTATAATGTAGGTTGATGCTAACTTTTCCTTAGAGATGAATTTAAAGACGAATTTAGCCCTTATAATTATTCCGTTGATCTAGTATGTAATTTGATGCTAATTTTGTTTTAGTCTGCTAGCATTATAATGTGATATACCAAATGTTCGTCTTATATTGGTATTCAGCAGAAGCCTATTACGGTGTTGTGAGTATTGAGACTTGGAAGGAGTGCGGGTGACTATTTTAAGACCATGGATGCACTAGTGATGATCTTTGAAATGTTAAGACCTAGCAAGCCAAGCGATAACTTTGTTTTGTCCTCGTTGTCAAGTGAATTCTAAGTTGTTATAAATGATCTGACACCAATTTGATACAATCTTGTGTATGCCTTCTGATAATATGGATTTGGGCAATTACTATCTTGGAATGTGTTGTTACACGCTATCAAATCTTAGCTAGAAATGGCTAGGACACTTTGTATTAATATTGAACTTGAtaattacaaaataaaaaaatcaggATTTGGAGCCCTGGTTCAATAGCTTGAATTTATTAAATACTCCAAAGTTTCAACAGATGGTTCAATGGGTTTTGGCATAACCATGTGAACTTGCTGAGTATCAACAAATTGATTGGCTCCTAATTAAACCTCCAGTTGAGATATTACTTGTATGAATAACATCTTACATGATTTATAGGCATTTCAATATCTATAAAGAATCCTCATCTTGCTGTCTAGTCATGCCAATCCATCATACCATCATCATTCCTACTTGCCAGCCCTCCCCTGCCCTGTCATCTTCTGATCTCTTTCTCTCCATTCCCTCTCTTAAATCTTAATCCTTTTGCTATTTCTTCCTCTTAACCTTGCAGATTAAAGTGATCTTAATTCAAGGTTTTAGATAGATCATGGATTATGGTTTTTGAACAATTAAACTTGTATTAGCTCGGACCTTATCCTAACAGCTACAAAGATTATACTAGCAATTTGTTTACGTTGAAAAAGAAATTTGTGTATTTGTACACTCAATGTGCTTGTTGTTCTGCCAAACTTGGGCATATTGTGCATAGTACCACTCACTGTGTATATAAACATCTTAAATTTGGGTGGTGTACTTATAAAAATCTTTGAGCATTAAGTATCACCCATACTGAAATAGATAGTGTCAAGTGTTTAAACTGTTATTTCATATTTGTTGTTTACAATTGGAGACTAAGGGTCTATGGGCTTCAAGTCATCATGGGTGCTTTCCTTCTCTCTGTTCGTTTGGGGAGGAGGACATCGAGAGGAAACAAAatagtttaaattttatttattatcttattttgagtgaaaagaaaagaaaagaaaagaattttatattattttactcTATTTCATTTATCTTGTTTAGTTAACGATATTGAAGGTTATTCTCCCTGATTTGTGTTCATGAGATGTGCAATTTGATGATATTGCAATCCTCTTCTCTATTTCTTCCAAGTAAATAAGagaaatcaaatattttatttcgtTTGAGTCCTTTTCTTGCCTGCCTTATTTCCGTCAAAATAAACACAAGTTATTAGATAAGTTTTTCTCTGGATTATGCAGCATAATAACTCTTCACAGTATATACTTTCATTTTGTTGCTAATAAGAGCTTAACTACATGAATATGAACACTATTTTTCTAATATAATTTAGATATTACTTTCCTGCTTGTAATCCATTGGAAAATTCTTTAGCCAAGGCTTACACTATATTTTTGCTTGCTAATATACTTGTAAATTGTAACTTCATCTACTGTCACTTCTGCACCAGGGGCTTGGCACCCATTTGTTTACCAGTCTAATAATACTGACACTTAATTCTAGTCCTATGCTTACCATGCATTTTCATGACACCTCCATTGCCAAGATCTAGGATTCCACTTGCCTACTATTTTCCGATAAACAAATCCATTAGTTTAGTCTCATATATTGATATTCTGTTTCTGTGGTTGTACACATGCATGTTGTGGGTGCTGTTGATCTAAATGGGATGACTTGGTTCCTTCATCCAAACATTTATAAAACCGGAAAACTATGTCTGATTCACATTTGTATTTTTTAATCTGTATGCTTATTTCAGGCGACTGCCAAGCCAACTTCAACAGGTAGCATAACTCAACCACCGCTACTTGTCCAACTGATCCAAATTGTGGTAGCAATGTTCTTAATGGACACATGGCAATACTTCATTCATCGATACATGCACCAGAACAAGTTCTTGTACCGGCATATCCATTCACAGCATCATAGACTTGTTGTTCCTTACGCTATTGGTGCTCTTTACAATCACCCACTGGAGGGGCTTCTTCTTGATACCTTTGGTGGTGCCATCTCATTCCTGATCTCAGGGATGACCGCACGAACCTCAGTGTTCTTCTTCTGCTTTGCTGTTATCAAGACGGTGGACGATCATTGTGGCCTTTGGCTACCTGGAAACATTTTCCATGTCCTCTTTCAGAACAACACTGCCTACCATGACATCCATCATCAGCTCCAGGGCACAAAGTACAACTATTCCCAGCCGTTCTTCTCGATATGGGACAGGTTGCTGGGCACCTACATGCCGTTCAGCTTGGTGAACCGTCAAGAAGGTGGATTCGAGGCGAGGATACTAAAAAAGACTACTTGACATGTTCTGAGATGGAGATTTAGTTGGGTGTGCATACAAATATACCAGTCAATGAAAATCTACACCGTTCAATCCTCTCTAAACCAGTAGGATGTTTCACTTTTTGTATCGGCTCGTCCATTCGCATCGTTCGGAGTCGCAGCCACTGGCTCACACATTACATGTTTTTCTAGAAATTCCGTGATTCCTCCCGTGTAAAGTATTTTTCCTGCAGTGTTTGGCATGTTTTGTAGTGGTAATCGACTTTGTGGACGTTTTGGAATTTTCAGAACTTGTGAGTCAAACTTTCTCATGTAGAGAAGAGATTGAACCAAAGTAGATCAgattaaattgtttttttttgtaaGATTGCATTATTTTCTTAACCTTTCAACTTTTATATTTGAAGCCCAAAAGCTTGTGCATCACTCACAGCTCCTACTTGACCATGATGAGtgtatgatttttattttttgatgatAATCAAGGTGTCTGAGCCTTGGACTCCTGGAGGTGGGTGACCTTCCTCCCGGTCCATCTGCATTTTGTAGTGTGTCATAGTTGAGATTTGAATCGTGATGCATGGACGGACTTTCGATTTAAAGTTTGCTAGACTTCGCAGAGGCACCACCTGTTCCATGAATCTCTCAAAGCCATATCGTTGTCCGAAAGAGACTTCTCAGGAAGCAATGCAACAGCGTCACCATCTTCCTCCCTGTTCATTAAATTCATGTATGTGGATTTCACGGGTCATCCGAATCCACGGGTCATCCGAGATAGTAAGTGGTGACATGTTTGTCACATGAGATCGCGGTGTCGAACTGTAGGATTGTCGGGGTGTAAATCTCTGGACCCTGTGTAACTCACCTCACCACCACTTGCCTCTCGACTATTGTGATTTACTTCCCTGGTGATGGCTTGAGGTTGGCTGCAGCAGAAGCATTAGGGGTGAGCGATTTTACCTTTTTGCCCCATTAAATCCATGTCTGTGAATTAACTTTGGTGTCCCTCATGCCTTTCCCTCTTTCTGTGAACTTGTCGAAGGGGAGAAATGCAGTCCAGGAATCATGAAATCATGTGTAAAATAATGTGATCAGCgaaaaaaatcctttaaattgTAATCTAAATGCCAAGAAAGATGGTAGTTTGATTCCAAGAGTTCACTCATATGGTGAAATTACATAGAATTTATGTTTGCGAACTATTGAGGGAGTTAAAAATGATTTATTTCTTCTATGATTTTATTTCTTCCCAAACTCAAAGTTCCTCTCCTGAACTGTCCTCACCTGCTCCGAGCTCAGACGCCTCTTATTCTCCCGCCAACCGTCGTCCTCGGAGAGCTCTAATTCCTCCTACACGTCGCTGCTTCTCTTCTGCAAGGCTACTGGCGGCTCCGCTCCTCCACCCATGCATCGAATTAATCGAATAAGAGATTTAGAATAGAAAATGAGTTGGAGATAGCCAATCTGGCGAATTATTATTTTGCTATCTATTGTTTTTATGATGAAGAGCTTTGAACTCAAAAAtctttgttatttttatttaatcaagTCATTTAGATTATTTTGATACAAGTTGTGATTTGTTCTTGTCGAACAGCTACTAATTTGAGACAGATTGTTTGATGCCAATTTAATTAGCTGGTTTGGTAGCAACATCATTTTTGTGTGTATGCGTTTCATCTGTTTCTATCCTCTTTTCTGCTTGTAACTGGTTTACCGTTATATCTGTAAATCATAAGGAAAGTTTGCATAATTTACCAGCTTTGATATCGTGAAG includes these proteins:
- the LOC122052993 gene encoding very-long-chain aldehyde decarbonylase GL1-9-like codes for the protein MVFWEGYISDELMGTFAPIVVYWLYAGVYQLLPSLDQYRLHTRKEEEQKNLVPLPSVIKGVLLQQLVQATVAGLMFLATAKPTSTGSITQPPLLVQLIQIVVAMFLMDTWQYFIHRYMHQNKFLYRHIHSQHHRLVVPYAIGALYNHPLEGLLLDTFGGAISFLISGMTARTSVFFFCFAVIKTVDDHCGLWLPGNIFHVLFQNNTAYHDIHHQLQGTKYNYSQPFFSIWDRLLGTYMPFSLVNRQEGGFEARILKKTT